A single genomic interval of Helianthus annuus cultivar XRQ/B chromosome 13, HanXRQr2.0-SUNRISE, whole genome shotgun sequence harbors:
- the LOC110897958 gene encoding heat shock factor protein HSF8 encodes MDTSNTTNATVAPTDSGAAAAPPVPIPIPSVNAPPPFLVKTYDMVDDCSTDAVVSWSAGNNSFIVKDPPEFAKQILPKYFKHSNFSSFVRQLNTYGFRKIDPDRWEFANEGFLRGQKDLLKTIVRRKPAAGHNNQSQLPHGQTSSVNRCVEVGKFGLEEEVERLKRDKNVLMQELVRLRQQQQATDNLMQSLVQRLQGMEQRQQQMMAFLSKAVNSPGFLAHFVQQNENAKLISEGNKKRRFKQEQAVSDKNNESVDGQIVKYQPMSNDSPNAMLRHFVKLEEIIPPTSSQSAPLEANSNVVATSPLADDQEFAHVADLLDGVPIDPNLVPLDGAPIGFPPDGDTQWNSDFDMDFFNEIDPSWVVEPNPEAVLAEEMGSAPMDDYLMQGSEVKSLENTGSAQVQQLTQQMGLLSSETKEA; translated from the exons ATGGACACTAGCAACACTACCAACGCCACCGTTGCCCCCACAGACAGTGGCGCTGCCGCTGCTCCGCCCGTGCCGATCCCGATTCCGTCCGTAAATGCTCCGCCGCCGTTCCTGGTGAAGACGTACGATATGGTGGATGATTGTTCTACGGATGCGGTTGTTTCGTGGAGTGCTGGTAATAATAGTTTTATTGTGAAGGATCCTCCTGAGTTTGCTAAACAGATTTTGCCTAAGTATTTTAAGCACAGTAACTTCTCCAGCTTTGTTCGCCAGCTTAATACTTAT GGATTCAGGAAAATTGATCCAGATCGTTGGGAATTCGCAAACGAGGGATTCTTACGAGGCCAAAAAGACCTCCTCAAAACCATAGTTCGCCGGAAGCCCGCCGCAGGGCACAACAACCAGTCACAACTGCCACACGGACAGACATCTTCCGTGAACCGATGTGTTGAAGTTGGGAAATTTGGACTCGAGGAAGAAGTCGAGAGACTAAAACGTGACAAAAATGTGCTGATGCAGGAGCTCGTGAGGCTTCGACAGCAGCAACAAGCAACTGATAATCTAATGCAATCATTGGTGCAACGTCTTCAAGGAATGGAACAACGGCAACAACAAATGATGGCGTTTTTATCGAAAGCGGTTAATAGCCCGGGTTTCTTGGCGCATTTTGTACAACAAAACGAGAACGCCAAACTCATTTCAGAAGGCAACAAGAAACGCAGGTTTAAACAAGAGCAAGCTGTTTCCGATAAAAATAACGAGTCGGTTGATGGACAGATCGTTAAATATCAACCCATGAGTAACGATTCACCAAACGCAATGCTGAGACATTTTGTAAAACTTGAAGAGATCATACCACCAACATCTAGTCAATCTGCACCACTTGAAGCAAATTCTAATGTGGTTGCAACGAGCCCACTAGCCGATGATCAAGAATTCGCTCATGTCGCTGACCTGTTGGATGGTGTACCTATTGACCCAAACCTGGTTCCATTGGATGGTGCACCTATCGGTTTCCCACCTGATGGAGACACACAATGGAATAGTGATTTTGATATGGATTTTTTCAACGAAATTGATCCGTCATGGGTTGTTGAGCCCAACCCGGAAGCCGTTCTAGCTGAAGAAATGGGCTCGGCTCCAATGGATGATTACTTGATGCAGGGAAGTGAAGTTAAATCGTTAGAAAATACAGGCTCGGCTCAGGTGCAGCAACTCACACAGCAAATGGGGCTACTTTCTTCAGAGACTAAAGAAGCCTAA